ATGGACTTATAAACATCATGCTCCTCTTTGTTAAACTGACCATCACctgtaacatttaacatttaaagagTGTTTTCCAGTTCAGAGTGACTCTGGATGCTGTGTTGTTGTCGTGAGACATTGGAGGCAGTCGTTTTGGTTTGATTAGTGCAACAGGGCTTCACATGTCAAGTTTTCttctgaaacacatttttatgacaGACCATCAGACATTTCCAGTCTGTGACCAGCACTAGAACTGCTAAATGTTTGGCTAACGTCTCTTCCTGTTATCtcaacactgaaaacactgatgaaagTTTTTATCTCGTCATACAAAAATAAGACCAGCCATTTAAAATCTGACCCTTCAAATGACAGAGACAGCGAAGAGGAGGAGTGTATCAAATCATATTTTGTCTACTCATGGCGCGTTAGTGGACCACACACAGTAACTGCTGTAACAGATACAGTTTGGTGATGATCATTTTAACCTTGTCATCTGAAATCAGACATTCTAGGaccacacagaaaacaggagcaaagaaacagaaaaaaaaagaaactgaaacatgTTGATGTTACGCCGACACCCCTGGCAGTGAGCACTCCGATGGTTGGTTACTCTCTCAATAGATCAGTGTGACAGCTGCAGTGGCTGTTGAGAGGTCGTCCACCTCCACCCGTGTGTTTGTGGTTACTTCAGGGGCGACGTCTTCATGGGAATCATTATTCTAGATTCCATGTGCTGAATGAGAGGGACTGTGGGACGAAGAAAGAAAATAGGTTTAGCAAAAGGATTCTGTGTCACTTCAGTGCGTTTTAggtcacacgcacacacacacacgcacacacacacggaaaaaAGGATTTCTGGTAGGGTTTGAATTACAGAGATAATCAGACGATGCACTTACACCCACTGCAGTAACCTGGACACATCACCAACAAGTTTTAGCTCTTAAGATCTTATTTAATTTAGTTATTATTTGGTCAATTTGTTGCAGCGTTTGATGGATTTTTGCAGTAAGTCAGTAATCAGACTTATTTATTCTAAGTGCATTAAACATACAATATGTTGCTttctgatttgtgtttgtgactaTTACTTTCCTTGTCTGAAATAAACACGCATatgcttaaataaataaataaaaatgaataaatgaatgtaatcTGAATCTCGTCCCCCAATTATAGAAATCAGGTTTCTCATGTAAGTGACGCGTGAGAAATGTATGCAGAAACTGTCCAactgtcatttatttaatttcaggTAATTTACTGCATGTAAACACTCCGAGTCTGTTCGTCTGTTAGGAGGTGGAGagtgaaaagtaaaaagtatgTTGGGATATATGGGATACTAAATAACATGATATTACTACTAATATATTTCTGATTACGATCACCACATGACAAATATGTaagattacatttaaaacacacaaactgatgttTAATACTATGTGTCACATAAAAACCTCATTGTCATGTTTTGTTAGTTTCTGATTACTATTTGCTTGGATCATGAATTTAGACAAAGTTTTGTGAAATTATTGCGTTCTAAGATCACATCACATGATACTCTCCAGCACCATCAGGCGTACCTGTGTAATAGACAACCTCATCCCAGCCTTCACGCTGCCAGGCTGCATTTCTGGTGTTTTCTCTGGACTGAAGGTCTTTGTAAGCTGAcagaacaaaaaatatatattgttacTTTAATAGTTGCATACAGTGTTTGTTCAAATCTACATATAAAGCCTCCACTCTTAGGAAAGTGCTGAATTCTGAGACTTTTAAACTAAGTTATAAGTTATTAGTCCATGACATAAatccatagactgtataaaagaagtggccGTAACTTCAGGGGCTGAAAAGTAAAGCCAATGTGGAAGcgccttaaacctgcattctttctaatggccagcagggggcgactccaccggctcAACACAGACTTCCATATAATCAGGTCtaattgtatggaagtctatgagaaaatgaccctacttctcacttcatttattagctcagtaaacattttcctaatgagtttatggcctcagtcgctagtttcaagtcttcttcaacacagcacaatgttcatttagtaaattatggtcctaTTTCAAGTAAAATAGACCcaaaagcagggtatgctttagggtgggacGACCTTTTCATTAATCACGGGTGGGTCATGCTTTAACgtaaccaatcagagacagtGTGGAGTCTTCATGGAATAAAGTCCACAAACTACTGTGTGACATCACGGTGGccatgtccacttcttttatacagtttgTCTAAAACAAGTTTAACTTCTGTTCTCTCTCATCTCTAATCCAAAATACTATGCTGCACAGTTCATTAAAGTTGGAAACACTGCTCACCCCATAAGTGGTGAACCGTGTACAGACTCCCAATTTGTGAGAAAAAGCCTCCCACCGCCTCGTGGTTCTGCTGGCGAATCTCAATAGCACGCGCCCTGTAGAGCACAAAATGTTgttatataaaaacaaaacagactgtTATTGTAAGATTTTATCAATTAAATCACAAATTTGTAGGTTTTAAAGTTGAAATGAAAGTGGCATTCACGGATATCCCGATAATTTTCTTCAAACCAAAACATCAAATGATGTTTCAACCTGAGAATTGGTTTAACCCTCCCAGCATGTCTGGATTTAGTACATGAACAGGCAAATTTCCAAGTCATTATCAATGTAATCAGACACGACCATAAAATAAATACTGGTTAAGTAGATTAATTATGCTTAAGATTTACAAATTATGTGTGATGTATCTGTTCATGCTTAGGAGTCATGCATAAATTGTGTAACCAAAAAGTACCGTTGACCCATATTCATCTGCTACAATCTGCAAAACCAATGAAATAGTAGTGAGGAAATTTTAAATGGTACATAAGAGTAGCTCAACAGTTACCATAAAACTGAGACAAAAGCATGAGCTTCTCCGATTAACTATGAAAATGAATCCAATGTGGTGACGTCCTGATATtagatgtaaaaagaaaaaagaagaaacatgagAGGGATTAAGAAAGTTGTGCCTTACCAGTAATTTCCCCACTCGATCATCGTTCCTGGCTGAAATAAGAATGTCATGAGAAGAGAGATGTGGTAAATAGGTTGTGTTACCGCTCACAACAGAGACAAACTTTTATTTATGCATAAAGTAGTAAGCTGGTAAAGTTACAATGTAAGAGACAATTACCCTGAGCTGGTAAGACCGGAGCTCATAGATGTTGGATCCTGGACGAGGGACAGGTTCGTTCCAGAAACtgaactccagcagcagctggttcCTACGAGACAGCAGCATCTTCCCTCTCTCGTTCCTGTAGTCCATAAACGCCTACAGCAACGACAAACATGGCGACACTTTACTCACAAACTCCTCAATGTTAAAACTCTGGTCAGATAGCAGCATCAGATCGAAACAATAAAGTCAGCTAGATTGGTTGCACAAAATCAAGTGTGATCTGACAAGTACACAAAACGTTTAACCTGTTCTCACGGCGAGGCAAAATAAAAACCGTAGCAACCTcgaccagagacagagaacaaCTCGtgttatttaatgtattttgttgGATTAATAAACTCTTCCATTTATAGTAAGTAATCTGGGTTACTATGTTTTAAAATGCAAGAGGGAATGTGTAATTTGAAACTGTAATGTTAAGgctattttaaaaaaggaatttACCTCACTGACCTGCCTGTGTGATCAATAATAGCTCAACTTTAAATAGTAACTGTCCTCTTTAAAGAATAGCATCTGAAATAGTTTTAAATTTATTCACAATTTACGACAATTTTTTTGACAAAACTCCCCAACTTCTTAAgattgaatatatatatatacacaataagGAAAAGGCAGGATTGGGCCTATTAACCGCACTTACCTTACTTATAGTATAAAACTGCATTTCTGTAAATACACTTTAAATAACTGCTCCAAAATTAAAATCACACCACGCAGCTGGAAGATAAAGAGGGTGAAACACATGAGTGTACAAACGGTCTGTGGGTCTAGTTTGAGGGGTGCACTGCCAGAAACGGAGGCCTACAGGTCAACTGCTGGCAGTAAACTAAACTAATCTGAGCACCCGTTACCTTATTCTGCCTGAGTTTGTTCATGACTTCGGTGAGAGCCGGGTATCCTCCCCGATATCTCCACAGGTGAACTAGAATAGAAGGAGCAGAAGAGCCAGACGATGATACAGCTCTCGAATAAATTTTGGTGTCGTCGTATTATTTTGGGCAAAATgttctttcacattaaaaaagtaGTTTAAATTATTCATCTGTCCGGACCGCCTGGTATCTGAGCTGCTAAGACCCAGTATATCAACCATGAATGTTGGAAATTTCAATTTCCAAAATCACATCCACTTACTGCTACAATTACATCTGGTAAAATGTGAGAAGTTGTcgtaaaaaccaaaacaaaacaccacatGAGATGGTATCAGCAACAAAAACCTCACAACACAGGGTGGTAATATACTGAATCCActgatgaagaggaaaaagtaACAAATTAATAAAGGATTACAATACTATGAAAACTGTGGGACTGAACATGAAAAAAGTGACAGCTATCTCCCAGAGAGTTCCCTGTCCACATGTATGAACATGTTTTATAATGCAGCCTTTTAGATTATCTTTACTGCGGTTGCCTTTATTACTGTAACACTAGATCACAACTGAGGAATGATAAACGTCACCACTGGGACAAAATGGACAGCAGCCAGGAAAAGTGCAATGCGCTCATGGCTACAGCTAACTGAAATATAAAAGCTGTAATTTAAATCCTCAGAGTCAAACatggagaagaaagaaacagcttcactgtgttccccatcagcagcagcaaactgAAAGGATGAAGGTCCTTGAGATACATTTTCAAGTTGACTTATTTCTGACCAAAGTGTTTCAGTGCAGTCAAACTTAACTTAATATAACattattgtacatattttaataTTGGCCTGTATTCATGTGATTGTCTTATATAGTCCACCTCAATCAGGAGTTCAAATAAGAGTTGTTCTAATggctgctgattattttttcaaCTAATcactttatgttttaaaaaaaaaacatcagtaaatagTGAGAACATGTTTAGCAGTTTTCCTAAACCCGAGGGTACATTAAAGTACATTAAAAGTACCTTTGAGCTGAAATGTACAATGatacagaataaaaagaagCAACAAATCCCCACATTTAAGAAACTGGAACTGTTCTGCATTTTTGCTTCTCAAATGACCTCCATGTGTGATCATTTATCTGTATATTGATTAAATGACTGATGAGAAATTGAAGTGCTCCTATCTTGTCTGTGTGATTTAATTAATGTTCTCCTTCTAGAAAAGGAAGTTTATGTTCTATTTAGACTCACTGAATGAGATATAAACCAATCAGATGTACTGTAACCGTCAGGCGTGGAGCTTAACGTATGCTCTTACCTGCTTGATCCTGCTCCCCGTACCATGTGTTCCAGGTGCCCACAAGCTCACAAGGGTATTCAGGGTCAGCGTGAATCGAAGGCAAGACGCTCTCactaagcacacacacacacagaaaaatgtgtcaaaggTGTGTAAGAGATCTTCACAGACAGAATAAAGTCAATTAGGGAACAGGGATTTCTTACCAGAGTTCATTGTAAGCATCAAGACACTCAGGCTTGACATTGTGAACTGCaaggaaacaacaaaacatgagTGGATAATACACATCTAACAGTTTTATAGTAAATCCAtcttaaaacaatgaaaacgaTCTTAAAATCTTTGTCGCTGTACCACAATAACAGTGACAGCAAGTCACAAACAAGACATACACTGTATTTTGTACAGATTGTTGTCTTCCTTCTTGGCGAGCAGATGAGAGTGAGCGTCTTTTCGGGGGTCGACTTTTCTAAcaaacagggacttgaaccaGCTGTCTTCACGGAAAGCTGAGAGGCTCCTGTGGTGAAACAAAAGACATAAGTTGAGTGACACTAAGCAGCTATGCAACCCAGTGAAGAAACAAGAGGCCGACATCTACAAAAAAAAGTGGACCAGCAAATGCAGCATATGATTATGCTGCCTGTACTTTACTGTAATTCTGTCTCTGAAGAACTGAATGGTTTGGCTCCTCAGTACATGTCATCAGGTGAGGGTTTTCTAACTGTATCTGCTCTGGTGAGAGTACGCTCAGGTATTTTCTGGAAGAAACTGCCTGAAGACCAGAGATCTGTCACGACTGTGTCCAAATAGTTCAAAAGTAACCTTAAAATGTGTCTTAATTTattaaggttagaattagtCTCTATAGAAGTCTGTGATTAATGTTTGGAGTCTTTTTCTGCCTGTTCCTTGTATTCTTTCTTCCTTTGATAATTGTACATGCCTCTGTAGTTCTATTGTGTAGATCAGCATATTGGCAGACAGTATCAATGTATATGTTGGCAAATATCTAACAACAAATTTCAGTACAGAAAtttcaaaaatctaaaaaatctgaaaattcAGTTTCAGTCGGGCTACACCCCCGTACATATTACAAGAGTTTACTTGAAATGTATAATATAAATTAAACTGAGGTCGGTGAAAATGCACAAGAAACCACTGTATGCTAGTTAATGATGGCTGCAGCAAATAAAGAActtgttgaaaatgtttttacactgtCCAACTTATTCATTGCAAGGCAACTCCAGCTCAGGGGCCTGCAGCAGAGAAGGCTATAAGCTGTTCATACTGCACATAACTAGAGGATTAGTCCATGTAGTCTCCTAAGCAGCCTACCAAGCCTGAGCAGCACTGAGTTTTCtgataataattttaaaatgtcaacaaacaCTCCATGCAGTGGTTCCTGTTGTTAGAAAGCAGCCCTCTGACAGTTTGCCAGCAAACACAACTACCTTATAACTTTAATCAGTGTCCTCAAAGCTGCCACATTTTAACAAAGTTACGATCATAGCAGCACTGCAGTTGTGAACATTTCACACCAGTTCGGTTAAGGACACACACCTGCTGCAGCAACAAACTGCGTCATTCACTAACCAAAACAAGTACAGCTCTGCAGCGATTCATGCATTATGACCTTGAAGTTGAATTCAGTTTGGGACTGCCAGAAACTCAGTAgtgattttataaaaaattatacaCATGGCAACTGCATCTCTGCGTACAAAACTATGACCCACGCAGGGAAAAGCGCAGCCACAAGTTGCTTCACAACTTTGCTATTCGGGATGGAACTAATTAGCATTAGCAGAAACTTAGCAAGTTTAGAGCTGGATTGCTAATGCTAGCTACGTTACACTGAGAGCTGAACGTAACTTGGCCA
This window of the Pempheris klunzingeri isolate RE-2024b chromosome 14, fPemKlu1.hap1, whole genome shotgun sequence genome carries:
- the LOC139213220 gene encoding protein NipSnap homolog 2-like — translated: MAARVLQRVGKGLKRSKNELQANGQVTVVVRSLSAFREDSWFKSLFVRKVDPRKDAHSHLLAKKEDNNLYKIQFHNVKPECLDAYNELCESVLPSIHADPEYPCELVGTWNTWYGEQDQAVHLWRYRGGYPALTEVMNKLRQNKAFMDYRNERGKMLLSRRNQLLLEFSFWNEPVPRPGSNIYELRSYQLRPGTMIEWGNYWARAIEIRQQNHEAVGGFFSQIGSLYTVHHLWAYKDLQSRENTRNAAWQREGWDEVVYYTVPLIQHMESRIMIPMKTSPLK